CACGTAGTGATCTGTGTTCGCCTGCGGTGAAACTAATTCATACACAtgacttttattatattttatgggCATCCGAGAAAAGCCGCTGGAGCTGATCCAAGAACATCTTCATATTTTTATCCcgagtcttttttctttttttttatgcgaGGTTTGCTTTAGCGCCCCCAGATTGATAAACAAGGTtttcaagtaaaaacaaagaatttcACTCCGCAAAGCTTTAACTCTTAGAAATGTAACGCTGTCAGTAGTAATCCAtaacctgaaacaaaacaatgatgtgTAGTCAAAGCAGCAACGTGTCAAACGTGAGAAATACTGAAAGTATGACCGCAGTATGACGTGGAGATGAATGTGAGGACGtcttgacatttacatttagtcattcagcTTTTATCCATAGTGACTTagaaaaacaatcaaggtacagtgtgtcaAGGATATGAGAGAGGCggagggggatagatttatcatgtccagttgttggtagtgttggagaggaggtatTCTCtggagagctggaggtcttcagggggtttttgaaggtagagagggacacccctgatctggtaggagcTGCGAGAAGAGTGAAATAGGTGATATCAAACCACTGATTCCCAATCGGGGTACTCGTATACATCTGAGGATAAATGGAACAACTGTAGAGTAGATCAAGCATTGACTAAGTGATAAATGCTGCAAGTAAAGGATAAATGATTGAAGCAGTTACCAAAATTAAGCTGAAAGATCGAGTTTCTGCAGCTCATCAAGTGCCACAAATGTTCGTAGAAGGGATGCAAACTTTACCAAATAATTACTGACACTTTAGTTGTATGAAAAATTAACCACTGTACTGTATCAAAGTACGAGTTTGTACACGTTTCTTCATGAGGCCTGCTGATGTTATTGTTTGCTGCGAGTGAGAAACGTCgtttgtttcttgtgtttcaggGAAAAGGAGGACAGCATGGCAGCAGCTGTCACCATGGTGACCAGCTCCACATACTACAGCACATCTGCTCCCAAAGCTGAGCTCCTCATTAAGATGAAGGACatgcaggagcaggagcaggaggaagaagactcCGAGGACGAACTGGACATCGATCTGGCCAACAAGAAGGTACGGCACGTTCATACTTTTACACGGCGAGGTGATTTAAACGCCTGCTTCATCTGAGGTTTGTGTCTTTTCGTCTCTGCAGCAAGAGCTGATCGACAGCCTCAGCAAGAAGCTTCAGGTGTTACGTGAGGCCCGGGAGAGTCTTCAGGAGGACGTCCTCGACAACAACGCTCTGGGAGACGAGGTGGAGGCCCGAGTCCAGCAGGTCTGCAAACCCAACGAGCTGGACAAGTTCAGGATGTTTGTCGGCGACCTGGACAAGGTGGTGAGCCTGCTGCTGTCCCTGTCCGGCCGTCTGGCCAGAGTGGAGAACGCCCTCAACAGTCTGGAGGAGGATGCCACAGCCGAGGAGAGGGTGAGCACACGTGAACTTGAGAAATCTGACAGAGGGTTGGTGCATCTTCTCAGACTCTAATATGTTTCTTCCTTCTGCAGCGTACGTTGATCGagaagaggaagctgctgaTCCGACAGCACGAGGACGCgaaggagctgaaggagaaCCTGGACCGCCGGGAACGCTTGGTTTACGAGATCCTGGGCAACTACCTGCCGGAGGAGAGCCTCACGGACTACGAGCACTTTGTCAAGATGAAGTCTGCGCTCATCATCGAGCAGCGCAAGCTCGAGGATAAAATCAAACTGGGCGAGGAGCAGCTCAAATGTCTGATGGACAGTCTGCCCATAGAGCAGAGGCTGGTCTTTTGAAGACACTGATGATTTAAGACTTGCCGTTGCTCCGAGTCGCAGTTGAGCCTCGTGTCCAGTAGAGGGAGACAAAGATGAGGAATGTGTGTCAACTTGACTGACATTACTCCACCTGGACCGACAGCATCCATCAGTAACTCCCTTTGTGAaagatgctgctttttttttcctgacatcAACCAACCACTGTatctcatttttgtttttatgtttgttgtttttgttttttttagtaatttatTGTAGCCTTTTGAATCTGCGCAGGAGGGGACAGTATTTTATCTTCAACTGATTTGAGCAGCCACACTACACGATGTGAGCGAACTAGGAgtatttatcatgttttatgtttaacttCTCAAACCCCTTTTTCACGTAATCCATCAAATCTATCTGGCCGAATATttcaagaaacacaaaaagtttttttgttaacatttatatattttttactagtggccttttttttttttttttttttactaagaTTTTTCTGCCCTTGCTTTCCTCACTGAAGAAAACTAAAGATGGTGGCATGTTTAGAGAATGTACCTGTGCAGATACTGGTCATTTTCAAAGAGCACTTGTTCAGCTTCACTAAACAGAAGAGCAGCACTTCACATCCAGACTTTAAgggcacattcagacaggatccagctggatttttttcattcatttgagtgggcATGGTGTGTTTTGATTGTGGCGTTGCGGGCCATGGGGATGGAAAGGGTTGAGTTGAATCCACGTCACTCTGTAGCCGCCAATCAGACCGGTCAGACCGTCCACAATCGTCCTGAAATGTCTCTTAAACTGAGACTATGCAGGTGGATTCGTGGACTAACCTGTTGTGTTCTTGCTTTGGTTATTTCATGTACCCTTCTAATTTTCAATTTTCGCTacaaaatagagacacaaagaaggttaatttggtttgtgtcgagtgacgtagacagtgaatgagagtgagcgagctcCGACCTGGataaagttatttttacagccgttacgttcagcacaaaccTGCGtcggatcctgtctgaattcAACTTAACTCCAGTCAAATCCACATTTGAAGTGCCTGGGTTGGGGGAGTCACCCACATCGTCGACACATGACGAACACTGTCCGATCTTTTCATCCACTTCTGCATGTCGTGTCCGTCAGCGCTGCTCTGATTTGGTCacaaccagaagaagaagaaatcatgtTTAGGTTATTATGATGTTGCCACGTATAAGTTGAccaagtgtttctgttttttgtcttattacttcactgtgttttgttattCACGGTGCAGATGTTGAATGCATAGTTACCACAGTTGTTACTTGACTTCTAGTTGAATTTcatcactaaaaaaaaatgttcaggtttttcatttttgcaaCCAAATATGGAACTAAAATCATCTATCAAATATCTAAATTTCAGACGGTAACGATCGATGTTCAGTGTTCCAACGTTGGAACATGTTTTGTCGTGCACGTTTTCAGAATATTAGTTTGACACTTCGCTTCATGCACTGCTGCAGCCTGACTCGTAACACTTTATCAGCCGTGCTCCTTTATATCAAATAAAGAGTCTGCTGGAATCACGCAGTCGTGTCTCGTCATTCATTAACTTCAACACGCCttcctctctgctgataatGTGGCAGCTAAAGACTTTGACATGACATGATTTTAACAGTCAGGTGTGACGGCCTTCGTCTGTCATAACCCGAAGCAGAATGCAGACTTTAACTCAGATTGGTTCTCCTGAGGTGAAGACGACATCTGTGGACGGATTTGGTGTTTAACGAGTAGAAGAAATCGGTACGTGACACGCATGAAGGTCAGTAGACTGACGAGATGTAACACAGggttgtttttatgatttactGCACAGATTTAAATGGACAATCATTAACTACAGTACTGCTTGTACTTTAAGTTTTCTCAACACGTCTGCTGCAGCCTCGAGGAGTTTTATTCTGATTGTCAGCATTTGAATTTTCATCTTTGACGTCTTGATGTGTAATCCAAAACTTGTTCAGGTAATTGCTTTTTCCTCATCGTATCGTATTTGTAGTAGAAACTCGGAGTCTAAGCTCTGATATTCAGATCACTCACTCTGTTCTGTCTTGTGAGCTGGGACAAAGCTTAAAAATAACCCACAGAGCGTTCATGTGGACGCCGTGATGAGAGagtagatgttttattttgtagttatGCTCACATGGTCCCCTGTCACTGGagtctgtgctgtgtgtacacacatggtCTTAACCGTAAACATGATTTATGAATCGCCTTACAGATGTTTCCACATATTGCACAAGTTATCAACTTCACTAAAGTTATGTAACGTGATTTATGCTTTGTTATTTCAGAGAGAAGTGTTTGTAGATGTTATTATACATGATAGTGAAGTACTCGTGGTGGTACATAGTGGAGCCCTTGAAATCTAAACTTTTAATaatctaattaaataaatctaGAAAGATTTATACCATCAATACTACAAGAATTTAAACTATGACagcctgtaatattttgtttcagtatcaCCCTGCAACGTCCTGCACGTAGCATGCATACATCCATGGTTACAGGCTGAAATGTGATGGGAACATAGTAAGTGGAGGTAAATAAATGGTTCAAAAACTGAAATTGTGGCactaaatgtgaaataaaagtctccacactttcctgtcactcttcagctgcttctATCTAATAAAGGTAAAATATCAGATATTCAGATCACTCACTCTTTTCTGTCTTACTAGCTTGTGCCAAATTAATCTTGGGACAGATCTTTAAAATAACCTCGTTGTCACAGTATATGATGATGTATGTACTAAAAATCTAACTGCATGCTGCCtcagctgttattaatcagcgCTACATAAAAGTTGAGTTAAAGATGTTACTACATATTGCACTAGTTCATGATCAACTGAGTATATAAGATTATTTTTGATGCTGCAGTTTCAAATCCTTTATAGTACAGgtattaatataatatactaaTTATTTTTAACCAAGCAAAGCAGGCTCTAGAGCCCAAAAGCTTTAGATTCACTGTGTATCACTAAAGTTAACTAAATGAGTTGTGCGTCATCATacttcattttgtgtctctattGTAGAGAAGCCAAAGTgtcaaaatgtagttttaaaatCGATGTGCTCACAATAAAAgttgtgtttaatcaaattGCTTCGACCTAAATGACACCCTGAACGTAGGCCATGTGTTTGTAATACAGTATAGAAGTgctggttgtttttatttggggGTCAATGGGGGCCTAACAATaaccttttgttttcataccTCGCATTTCCAGACAATATGCTAAATATactttaaagggtcagttcattACTTATTCATTGCAAAACCTCTCTAAAAGAACATAGATACACTGAAAACAGTGAGGTCTTCATCGTGACAGATCAAGAGACAAAATGTGTGAAGAGGTTGTCTGAAACATGGCTGCTTACACTAGAAGTAGGTGGATaagtgagaaaatatatttctttgatCATTTTGGTGAACTGGCCTTTTAAAGGTTTCACCTGAGGTGTATCACATAGCACATCGTAGACATGTTAAAGTATGAAGCTGTCTACCTATCGTATGCCAAGTTTCTCATGATTTACAATGTTTACAAGTACAGAATTAAATACCAGAATATTAAAGTGGCTATGCCAAGAAAAACCTCTGAGTTTAAGctgttttaacagtgttttttatgtgtgttttcagcaggtGTGATGGAGATCAGCCTCGCTGTGTGAACTCAACAATGCGTGAGTCAGCGATCAGTCTCTTTGAGCGTTAGCAGTCACACCGGGCAGGATGAAGTACATCGCTCACACAGCTCACTTGCAGTTCTTCGGCCTGATCGCCGGGATCCTGGCGTGGATCCTCATCATGGCCACAGCCGGCCTGAACGAGTGGAGGTTGTGGCACGTTGCGAATGAGTCTGTCATCACCTCAGGGGTGGCCTGGGTTGGTATCTGGAGGGCGTGTTTCTACAGCCATGTCCTTCCCAAATTAGAGAACTGTCAGAGCATCAGCATCTCGGACACGTTTGTTCCTATTGAGATCCCCGTGGCTCAGGTGCTGATAATGCTGGCGATGATCTGCGGCCTGGTAGGGAACATCAGTGCTGCGGTGAGCATGAGGATGGCCTACTTCTCTGTGGAGGATCGTAGGAACCTACGGCCAATCTTTGTGGTGGCAGGGACTCTTTACATGATGGCTGGGACGTTCTGCTTGGTGCCGGTGGTGTTGAACATGAACTCTGTGCTGAACAACAACACCATCAACTTTCCTCCTGAGTTCCACCTCCCTGAAGCTCCTGTAAGGCAGCAACTTGGATCAGCCATCGCAGTGGGCATGGTCGCCTCCATACTGATGCTCATAAGCGGACTGCTTTTCCTCTGCTACCGCCACGTCTGGCAGACCCTGAGCTCAGAGGCCCCCAAAGACACCAGAGACCCGCTGCATGGTCCCTGGACTGAAACAACTCTGGGACAGACGTCTGACCATGGCAGGGATAATCCTGCATTCCACAGTGAAGAAGTTGCCTCTTGATGGCAAAACAAATTACTAATTTACGATCATGGATTTTCATCTGCTTCATCCGAGTGACTTGGACAAAGCTAGAAAAGAAGAACTTAGAACATACAGTATcaatttaacaaaaacactgaactactcACTAGTCCAGGATGATACACCAATAAACAGCATGATCTGAAgattaaaaactgatttaactACAACTACTAACACATGTGTTCTCATTTAGAGAAGCACGGACAATGTGACATTCAAACGTCGACTTATAAAAGAACATTTCGGATTCACTGGCACGCACAACCATGTAGCcgggtttttaaaaaatgcttcacTTTAGCTCTGTAGGTAACCACTTTGTATGTTCATGTGGCAAACAGCTGCTCATTAACACCTCCAGGAGATATAAAGCAACATcagcatttatttggagtcgtgtttctgtctccatgaTCAAAGTTTTAGCTCtattttttggtctccaccaactcctgagggaagttagctcacgttagctctCTAGCTGCTTGTGAGCAACGAGCTTGTTGCTAACATACAGTGTCGGTTTCcacatttagcatttattttgagtacgtgtccacctgatgaatctAAGTTTGATATAAACTCTGATTTTAGCTCCTTTTTGATTCACTAACTCTTGAAGAAAGTTAGCTTAAGTTAGCTCTTTACAAGCTTGTTGCAAACATTTCCACATCCAACAGATACGGAGcaatattagcatttattttgagTTGTTTTCATTCCCACTTTTCCAGTTTAAGTCCAATATTAACTCTCATTTTAgccctttttttggttttcaccaactcctgaaggaaGTTAGCTCGAGttagctctttagctgctaaatccTGCTTTTAATAACTGACTGATTTGCGCTGACTTTTTCCAATTAAAAACGATCGTCTGACCCATAACAATGCTgggagagtgaaccaaaactgTAAAGTTGTGGGccagaaaccaaaacaacaagctgaaaaaaGCTAAAACACTCCATAGAGCTGTGGGGAACTAATGATCTGAtctaatattaataaaaaatgtataaaaatacaacatcCTGCTGTCACGTTGTAATAAAATCTACAAGCCAGACTCTATTTCAAGTTAATGTGACTTGTGTGAGCTGTAATGGTTTTGTGTTGTCAGAGTTCAGGGACGGATGTTATAATAAACTTTATCTCTCCTGTCTGAAGTAAGCAATTTGGGCGTTCTTGTAATGACTGATCAGCATTATCGCCACACAGGCTGGCTGGTGGGAGGTGGCATGACATGTCAAGGTGTGGGCTTCTAACGGGCCCCATGTGAGGAGGGATCTTAGCGGGTCAGGTTGACTGGGGGGCCCTGCTGGGGGCTCATGTGACCTGGGTAGGAGGCTGACGAGAGCAGGCATGTGAGCATGGAGAGGGGGCCGCCTCACTGTGGTGATTGTTGCCAGGCTGCACCTCTCTGGAGGCGGCtagctgcagagaaacaaaaggcCCTCTTCAGCCTGAGCACAGCGCTCTGTCAAAAACACAAGTCCCAGAAGTGGATGAAAGGTAGACCTCCTCTGACCACTCCTGCAAGATTGTGAGGCGCTttatcagagacagacagacagacagaggaaaaaaactgcATAGTCGGTGCCAGTAATCTGTAACAGGAGGGCCAGTGATATTAATTTGATTGAGCATAACTGAATATTATTCAGAAACATTCCTCTAGATAaggatgaaatgtgaaaaagtatTTAGATAATTCGCCGTCTATCCTCTTCTTCTATGTCTTCACCACCCTCCCACCTCTCGAGTGTACATTCCCCTCTACAGATAAGCCTGAGCTGgttatgtttttatctaatcTGTTATGCTGTCATCTACTCTATCAGCTATAATGTATAACACTGATAAGGCTCCAGAGGAAGACGGTGATCAgtataattaaaaaacaaagtatgCAGCAATAGAAATTTCACAAAGATGACATTGTAGACAGGGTCAACTGATGAtgaacgagtcaatctccataagcccccatgttaaaatgtccacgtctttgctgactCTGTCGTTGACATCACggatacgccgtccattctttataccgtcagCGATTTTTGCCTCATGTGTTCTTTTATCTTCTTCAGAGATTTCTGCAATCAGTCCCTGAGATCAAGATCAGAAAGAAATTTATGACAATCGGTGCCACCTCCTCTTGTAACCAGGGATGGAAAGTGATTACAGTCACTCAGGTACTGTATGAAAGTAACATTTGATTACTTTTGTACATGTACTAActtcagtgtttacattttatattattttatactgAATTTCAGTGGGTAATATTGTACTCCCCAACGTTCACCTGAAAGATATAGTTACTGGTTACTCTTCAGATTAGGACATATATGATAAACATGATTAACATGGTAAAAGATTAAACCAGTGGATACCGAAACAGAAGTGAgaatcaggtgaacggtgtacactatgtaactttgtactGCTGGTACAATCATCTGAGGGAAATACGTAACTCTTTACAGCACTATGTCACACACCGCCAACTATTTAACTGATCTTGGTGAaacttgatcatattttatggagaaaatgttttctggtttcccctccacctcaactctctgtgatttacagagtttcctgatggacagtgaagtaaactgctgccaactgtagctgctgttagctaatgttagcttcatTTGTTAGCCACAGGctattttggaccaccaggaaggTGGAGGATGGGATCAGAGCCGGTGTTGTAccaagaaccagagctgggcaaagTGGGAAATGTAACCGGACTCACTAAGCAGcttgacagaggtgaaaagaccaaaggggTTGTTGATAGAGGAAGCTAAGAGCAGAAAaggagagtgagcgagcaagaagtTGACGAACAAGAggaaatctgggactgacttttagtggttggtgagagcttggtgaaacaaaaggctgaaagacagacactgagctggacTTCTAGctgcttgatgtttgtctgttagcaAAGTCGTCGactcgcctttttttttttttaatcataagcaatataatcataacaaactGTCCTTATTTACAAAAGTgatattacactctgaaactgaacaaaacaagcCCAAATTACTCATCTCACGACACCTCAGAGTTACTGTGTGACGGAGGGGCCTTACTCCATGGATTCTAACTGCATATAAAAAAGTACCTATATAAAACTTTTTGATACTTTATTCGTTTTGTTGATAATAATTCTGCTCTTACAGGAGGTTTACATGTACTGGAGTTTTATCATGTTGCTGTGTTGGCACTGATCTCATTCATCTGCCTGTCAGATAAGACAGATGAGTGGATTTGGGTAACATACGGGGTGTGGGAGCATTATCATGATGGTTTATCAGTTTGTGAGTGTTGAGCAGTGGAGGACTGATTGCACATTTTCCATCTTATTGTCTTATCTTATCAGAGTTTGAACTCAGGACTGTATCTGAACTGTCATGTTACAAAGACTGTCAATCATTGTGAGCGCTTTGATCATGAATCCCTCAGAGTCGGATGCACTTAAACATAATTCCACATGAGGGGACAACATGCCATTTCCTTTCAGTTGCCACACTGCCAGGCTCTGCAAAAATAACATCTCTGTATTTTCACTGCCTCCCCTTCTGATAGATGCCACCAGGCAGCTCCCTGCAGCCAGCACGGCTTCAGATCTGCCCTGCGAGGCCTGACAGATCCACTTTTTATATCCTCAGAAGCAAAGTCTGTCATGTCTTGAGCCCCTTAGCCAACATGTGCTTCCCTGACAACATCATTATCCCTCATTAACTTCACTCTATAAGAGCTGACGGCACATAAAAAGTAGCATCATTAGGACGCGGAGGCTCCTCCGAGTCACTGTACCCGCATTTATGTAAATGATACAGACAGTTTTGGACTTCAGAGAGCAGTGGCGCCCTCTGACCTCTGGAAAATTTGTGTAATTATGTCAAAGTGAGAGCCTGCGAGGGCAACCTGTTCTGCATTCTTCACAGTACACGCTGCCCATTAGAGCATTCATTAAACACAGCTTAGCTCAGCGAGTGACCAGGAAATCTGATGGAATTAGTCTCAAGCTGTGTTTCCACCgccgcagacacacacacggactTAGACGGCTGTTCTcaacccccaacacacacacacacacacacacacacacacacacacacacatacacacacacacttagaccCCTGCTCTGCTTGTTGTCTGGTTACAGGGCGACCACTTCAGACCAAAATAGGTTCAAGGTTTATGTGACTAATAGACGTCTGGATGGGGGCGAAAGAGCAAAAGAGCAGCCATGTTTCCACCTCTGACATAGCTGATACAGATTCATCATTATTAGcaccaaaaaaagagacaactttttaatataatttcaataTAATTCTTTATGTGAATCATCTAAACATGCTGCACAatacagcacacaaacaaaagtaacCAGGCACTGAATAATTTGTGCTTTTTCTACGTTTTAGTATCGAGAAAAACGAATCACAGCATTTTAAAAGCTTGAAATAACATAACATGGATAAATCCACCTCAGGATAAGGAATATAAAGcatttcataaaacataaaacataaaaaaatattcatttatttactgatCACAGCAGgctcttttaaaatgtaatggaTTGGATTGTGCAGGTgagtcattaaaaacagatgcagcacgtattttttacaaaacatttgatcAGAAGTGATAAAGCAACTCGTTGTCTTTGATATAAAACCAAATATATTTACATCATTATTCTAAAGCAGTTTGAAGTGCAGCTCTACATGTGATTTGTGTTGCTGTGCTTGTCAGTCTCTATGCAGGTAATTCTTGTCCCTTAAACGTACTCTGTGCGTTTCCTGAAGGAAGCATCCGCGCTCATGACCTGGTATCTCCGCTGCAGCACAGGCTGAGGCTCCACCTGTGAACACGAGCAGGAGGTGATCAGAAGGAGCCCAGCCACTATGAGAAGAAATCCTCCGGCCCAGCCGCAGAACAAGGCGTCACCAAACTCCCATCGTGGCACCACGTCGGGCACTTTATCATCAAAGAAATGTATCACGGCTAAATGGGCCATGTAGGACACGGGGATCAGACACAGCACTCCAGAAATCATCCCCAGCGCCCCTCCTGTGATGGTCAAAGTCCTCTTGGTTCTGTAGCCTCCGTGATCTACACAGCTGTTCACCAGGTAAAGTCCAGGTATAGCCACCAGAATCCCCAGCATTCCCACAGCGAGGGATGTGCACATGAGGATGCGGGCCAACTTGAGGTCAGTGGAAAGGCCTAGGAGGCTGTCATAAGCTCTGCACTCCATGCCACCGACATCCTGGACCACGCACGTCTCCCACAGGCCCAGCTCGTAGCTCTCTACGGGCAGCAGCGCAGTGGACATGGTCAACCACTGCGGTAAGATAGTGGTGGTTAAAGTGCACAGCCATGCTCCAACATACACCAGCATCCCCAACAGCTCCAAAGCGCAGGCGCATGTGtccatctctcactctctctcacactctctctctcacacactctctcactttGGCCTCCACGCTTGACAAGAGCCACAAGagttcttcttcctctggcTGCACTTCAGATGAAGAGGCCTGCGGACGTCCAGTCGGGGTCTGTGAGCTGCTCACGACACCTGATAATTAGAGTTGACCGCTCAGGCTCTGGACTCTTTCACAAACAGTTCCCACTCAGAGGAGCACACATCTTCTCttgcagggaggagaggagaggagaggagaggagagggggtgaCCGCCGTTTGGCCCTCCCCTTTGTGGTCCTCCTGCTCCGGCTGCTGTGCCAATGGGCAGCAGgggcagaggcagagatggTGGGTCTCGATCGCAGGCCACGAGGGATGAAATTAACCGTAGACAGGATGTCATAGTGTGGATTTTTATGGAAGATATTAACTCTCTGATGTCCACTTTTATGCATCCTGTGTGTCcgcagagagacagtgatgcTGGATTCATCCGGTTATTATTTAGAAAAGCCAAATAAAGATAAGCTTCTCATAAAGAGAGCTGCCTCTGGAGCGTCTACAGCCATAAACACAAAGCTATTAATGTCTCATGAAGGCCGTCTTTAATAGGAAATCATTAAGTTATTATCGTGTAATAAAGTTATGCAAGGAGAATAAAATCTCTTCCACGGATCATAAATTGTATCCATGGTGATACAGTCAGTATATCTAGTTATTAAAGATGCttcctatttatttatgtattcatatgTGTGTGATAGCTGGTGTCACAGTCaggctctttgctgcatgtgaCTGAAACAGTGCAGCTTATTGTGTGCCCTCATATGAACACAACATGGCCTGTGGGAAATGACCGTAGGAGGCGATAGATCAAAGCTGtgatgtgagaaaatgtttctcagtcataaacacacacacacacacacacataaacacacacactgtggttgcacgaccacaaacaaacacgcaaacaacaaaaatgcacaGATAAAATCCCCACGGCTGCTATACTCCTCCTCTGGAGAACAAAACGCTCAGCTGACTGCACTGACGTCTTCACGAGGagtccaccacacacacacacacacacacacacacacacacacacacacacacaccacacacagtcaATTACTAGTAATCTGTAAAAGATTTTACTTCCAcagtctcagaaaaacagctttagaAGATCATTCTCCTCAGTGACAGACAGGGAGAGTCTGCTtggcgtaaaaaaaaaacagaaat
Above is a window of Larimichthys crocea isolate SSNF chromosome XVII, L_crocea_2.0, whole genome shotgun sequence DNA encoding:
- the cldn34a gene encoding claudin-34; translated protein: MKYIAHTAHLQFFGLIAGILAWILIMATAGLNEWRLWHVANESVITSGVAWVGIWRACFYSHVLPKLENCQSISISDTFVPIEIPVAQVLIMLAMICGLVGNISAAVSMRMAYFSVEDRRNLRPIFVVAGTLYMMAGTFCLVPVVLNMNSVLNNNTINFPPEFHLPEAPVRQQLGSAIAVGMVASILMLISGLLFLCYRHVWQTLSSEAPKDTRDPLHGPWTETTLGQTSDHGRDNPAFHSEEVAS
- the LOC104928280 gene encoding putative claudin-24, which gives rise to MDTCACALELLGMLVYVGAWLCTLTTTILPQWLTMSTALLPVESYELGLWETCVVQDVGGMECRAYDSLLGLSTDLKLARILMCTSLAVGMLGILVAIPGLYLVNSCVDHGGYRTKRTLTITGGALGMISGVLCLIPVSYMAHLAVIHFFDDKVPDVVPRWEFGDALFCGWAGGFLLIVAGLLLITSCSCSQVEPQPVLQRRYQVMSADASFRKRTEYV